A portion of the Desulfovibrio oxyclinae DSM 11498 genome contains these proteins:
- a CDS encoding ATP-binding protein, whose protein sequence is MIRHIMNKWNGFSVSVKLGIALGCMVMLLGFMAISGLMMLHTIQRHAEGVVEESMLSQRLSLELGNSLQQARQAEKNFFLYAPELGVRKSRERFAQKCFDQIDEVAAAAHRLRGRLAQSLSESQRNQVMADTGLILSASTRYRETFRRAVNMTKDLGEGRKPLMEQLRHAVQEAAVAVKALETPDQMWRFHRIQRTLGKFYVTHRSRVMLDAIEMIRVLRDSAPDTTRGKLARRSLQTLIERALLVSRVSERLRMSVDQLDAEAVAMEPAVLRLVELMSEDAKRVSASIISHIRTLRYQFWAAVGFAFLLALILARVLRHAFVDKITGLTRAADSFRRGEFSVRASCTTDDEIGHLARSFNSMADRIEGLVRELENEAARASDRLLEAIESMSEGFALFDNQDRLVLCNSKYREIDLEQAEHILPGTHFVDVVRPNVMAGVYTGMNEGPEEWLRQRVEQHRNPTGPFEQELADGRTLRVNEVRTPTGETVSIVADITEQRQARDELAELNENLEDTIRDRTQNLVRKARELRLANQRLMELDQLKSQFLSSVSHELRTPLTSLLGFSKLIRKDFERSFKPMAEGDRPMERASERILSNLDVIHLEGDRLTRLINDVLDLGRIESGRMRWRDELLHVPDLVNRAVNAVSGQFLTKSGVELLPPKIREGLPKIHADKDRILQVLINLLNNAAKFTRKGSVGVEAETDAQGYVLIRVRDTGVGISESELQRIFDQFHQAEQGDTLRVAAGGSGLGLTISKQIVEHYDGRIMAESRPGRGTVMTVMLPPADRHRPEKTEGAADKTVLVVDDDPVMREFMVGLLKGAGYQVFSAVDGKEALEIVTDVRPDLVTMDLLMPGMGGDDAIRRLRDSEELSGTPVLLVSVEQGTHGADAAMLKPLRPESFLQAVGCLLGVTGEPVRALCVGEPPEDAPCSIEIEPCGVQEMHSRIEAGFSGLLILRESSVSKLDASLLEALPGGVLLLP, encoded by the coding sequence ATGATACGACATATAATGAACAAGTGGAACGGGTTCAGTGTTTCCGTGAAGCTGGGCATTGCGCTCGGCTGCATGGTGATGCTGCTCGGCTTCATGGCAATATCCGGCCTGATGATGCTGCACACCATTCAGCGTCATGCAGAGGGCGTCGTTGAGGAGAGCATGCTCTCTCAGCGGCTTTCTCTTGAGCTGGGCAACTCTTTGCAGCAGGCGAGGCAGGCTGAGAAAAACTTCTTTCTCTACGCTCCTGAACTGGGGGTGAGAAAGTCGCGGGAACGCTTTGCTCAAAAATGCTTCGACCAGATCGACGAGGTAGCTGCCGCAGCACACCGCCTGCGCGGAAGGTTGGCGCAAAGTCTGAGCGAGTCGCAGCGAAATCAGGTGATGGCGGACACCGGCCTTATCCTTTCGGCCTCCACCCGGTACCGGGAAACCTTTCGCCGTGCCGTCAATATGACCAAAGATCTGGGGGAAGGGCGCAAGCCGCTCATGGAGCAGCTCCGGCACGCGGTGCAGGAGGCCGCTGTGGCGGTCAAGGCGCTGGAAACTCCCGATCAGATGTGGCGGTTCCACCGCATCCAGCGTACCCTCGGAAAATTCTACGTGACCCATCGCAGCAGGGTGATGCTGGACGCCATAGAGATGATTCGCGTCCTCAGGGATTCCGCTCCCGACACCACGCGGGGAAAGCTTGCCCGCAGGTCGTTGCAGACTCTTATCGAGCGGGCGCTGCTGGTCAGTCGCGTTTCCGAGAGGCTGCGCATGAGCGTGGATCAGCTCGATGCGGAGGCCGTTGCCATGGAGCCTGCCGTGCTCAGGCTGGTCGAGCTCATGTCCGAAGACGCGAAGCGGGTCAGCGCGAGCATCATTTCGCACATCAGGACCCTTCGTTATCAATTCTGGGCAGCCGTGGGCTTTGCCTTTTTGCTGGCCCTGATTCTTGCCCGTGTGCTGCGACATGCTTTCGTGGACAAGATCACCGGCCTCACCCGTGCGGCGGACAGCTTCCGGCGGGGCGAATTCTCCGTGCGAGCGTCCTGCACCACCGATGACGAAATCGGGCATTTGGCCCGGAGTTTCAACAGCATGGCCGATCGCATCGAGGGACTCGTGCGTGAACTGGAGAACGAGGCGGCGCGGGCCAGTGACCGGCTGCTTGAGGCCATTGAGAGCATGTCCGAGGGGTTTGCGCTCTTCGACAATCAGGACCGGCTCGTGCTCTGCAATTCCAAGTACCGGGAAATTGATCTGGAGCAGGCCGAACACATTCTGCCGGGGACACATTTCGTGGATGTGGTTCGCCCCAACGTCATGGCAGGGGTCTATACCGGCATGAACGAAGGGCCGGAGGAGTGGCTGCGCCAGCGTGTGGAGCAGCATCGAAATCCTACGGGACCCTTTGAGCAGGAACTGGCGGATGGCCGGACCCTGCGGGTCAACGAGGTTCGGACGCCGACCGGCGAGACGGTCAGCATCGTGGCGGACATCACGGAACAGCGACAGGCCCGCGACGAGTTGGCAGAGCTCAATGAAAACCTTGAGGACACCATCCGCGACCGAACACAGAATCTCGTGCGCAAGGCACGTGAGCTGCGGCTGGCCAACCAGCGTCTCATGGAGCTGGACCAGCTCAAGTCCCAGTTCCTCTCCTCGGTTTCCCATGAACTGCGTACGCCGTTGACCTCGCTGCTCGGGTTTTCCAAGCTCATCCGCAAGGACTTCGAGCGTAGCTTCAAGCCCATGGCCGAGGGCGATCGTCCCATGGAGCGTGCGTCCGAGCGTATTCTTTCCAACCTCGACGTGATTCACCTTGAAGGTGATCGCCTCACGAGACTCATTAACGACGTGCTCGATCTTGGTCGCATTGAGTCCGGCCGTATGCGCTGGCGGGACGAGCTTCTGCACGTCCCTGATCTGGTGAACCGGGCCGTGAACGCGGTCTCGGGGCAGTTCTTGACAAAAAGCGGTGTGGAGCTGCTGCCGCCGAAGATCAGGGAAGGTCTTCCTAAAATCCATGCGGACAAGGACAGAATTCTTCAGGTGTTGATCAACCTGCTCAACAACGCCGCCAAGTTCACTCGCAAGGGCTCGGTAGGCGTGGAGGCGGAAACCGATGCGCAGGGATACGTCCTCATCAGGGTGCGCGACACCGGCGTGGGCATCAGCGAGAGCGAACTCCAGCGCATCTTCGACCAGTTCCATCAGGCGGAGCAGGGCGATACGCTTCGCGTGGCTGCGGGCGGGTCCGGGCTGGGGCTGACCATCTCCAAACAGATCGTGGAGCACTATGACGGCCGGATCATGGCTGAGTCGCGCCCCGGGCGGGGAACGGTCATGACCGTGATGCTGCCGCCTGCGGACAGGCATCGGCCGGAAAAGACCGAGGGGGCCGCAGACAAGACCGTGCTCGTGGTGGATGACGATCCCGTCATGCGTGAATTCATGGTGGGACTGCTCAAGGGGGCCGGATATCAGGTGTTCAGCGCCGTGGACGGGAAAGAAGCCCTGGAGATCGTGACCGACGTCCGTCCCGACCTCGTCACCATGGACCTGCTCATGCCCGGCATGGGCGGCGATGACGCTATCCGCAGGCTTCGGGATTCCGAGGAACTCTCGGGCACGCCGGTCCTGCTGGTGAGCGTGGAGCAGGGAACGCACGGGGCCGACGCGGCCATGCTCAAGCCGCTGCGACCGGAATCGTTTCTGCAGGCGGTAGGGTGTTTGCTCGGCGTCACGGGTGAGCCGGTACGCGCGCTTTGCGTTGGCGAACCGCCCGAGGATGCGCCGTGCAGTATTGAAATCGAACCCTGCGGAGTTCAGGAGATGCACAGTCGAATTGAGGCCGGTTTCTCCGGGCTGCTGATTCTCCGGGAAAGCTCTGTTTCCAAGTTGGATGCTTCGCTGCTGGAAGCACTGCCCGGCGGTGTTCTGCTGCTGCCTTGA
- a CDS encoding response regulator transcription factor translates to MGKKILIVDDEVHIKMLLEQTLEELEDDFGVELFTASDGEEGLELIRSHRPDLVFLDIMMPRMNGYEVCRTVQGEEGLENVKIVLLTAKGQEVDRRQGLELGAVRYMTKPFDPDEILGVSKEMLGV, encoded by the coding sequence ATGGGCAAGAAGATTCTGATCGTGGATGATGAAGTCCACATCAAAATGCTTCTCGAACAGACGCTCGAGGAGCTTGAGGACGACTTTGGCGTGGAGCTGTTTACCGCGTCGGACGGAGAGGAAGGACTGGAGCTGATCCGCAGCCATCGTCCGGACCTCGTTTTCCTTGATATCATGATGCCTCGCATGAACGGCTATGAGGTTTGCCGCACCGTTCAGGGCGAGGAAGGTCTGGAAAACGTCAAGATTGTCCTGCTCACCGCCAAGGGACAGGAAGTGGACCGGCGACAGGGCCTTGAGCTAGGCGCCGTTCGTTACATGACAAAGCCGTTCGATCCCGACGAAATTCTCGGGGTTTCCAAGGAAATGCTCGGAGTTTGA
- a CDS encoding HD domain-containing phosphohydrolase, translating to MTHIAKFLRSVPVRRMLDKTIESLGGGTLAVFRNGTAQCVSPDGASPPDPDDPKVTTLQTEEPAGLTLRYRPGPATASNASSVLELGLHSLTQLVELELARRSLADEALNKYRELALLHRSVPRFNTSLRLNDVVRALLNECRRESLPGESCAVFLNDPGKADQGAVRSFGKLSGAELEALRGSTLFSDVIGKARPEIVNDLVNDDRWDVSLPSIHSLMAVPLVSPNRCEGMLILASGKAGVFQAAHRKHLATMASVAGTSLSNAFHFEETQILMDAMLQALAEAIDSRDPFTAGHSRRVAQLAAAFAREVGRDTRDFPDIALAEHEIREIYYAGILHDVGKIGIREEVLTKDSRLPAKTMDIIRTRMELFEEQGDFDREEMFKRLIELNRAMTPSAEQLELVEKLGEMCRRTESRELPLLYGDECACLTLPYGNLTESERSEIERHSAESERILNHIPLGRGFPNLLTVIRQHHERLDGSGYPDGLRGSEILFQSRLLAVVDVFDAVTQERHYKPAMTTEEAVRILRLEAESGKLDMRLVEFFVENVEAIERLADGFGVEGSSFVQGNACALNRSVA from the coding sequence ATGACGCACATCGCCAAATTTCTGCGTTCCGTGCCCGTGCGGCGGATGCTGGACAAAACGATTGAAAGCCTCGGTGGCGGCACGCTGGCGGTGTTCCGAAACGGGACCGCGCAGTGCGTATCGCCCGACGGCGCTTCCCCTCCCGACCCCGACGATCCGAAGGTAACAACCTTACAAACCGAAGAACCTGCCGGGCTGACTCTGCGGTATCGACCCGGCCCAGCCACTGCGTCGAACGCCTCTTCCGTACTGGAACTGGGACTTCATTCCCTGACACAGCTCGTGGAGCTGGAACTGGCTCGCCGCTCACTGGCGGACGAAGCTCTGAACAAGTACCGCGAGCTGGCGCTTCTCCATCGCTCCGTTCCCCGCTTCAACACGTCGCTCAGGCTCAACGACGTGGTGCGCGCGCTGCTCAACGAGTGCCGCCGCGAATCGCTTCCCGGGGAATCCTGCGCAGTTTTTCTGAACGATCCGGGCAAGGCCGATCAGGGTGCAGTGCGTTCCTTCGGCAAGTTGTCCGGAGCGGAATTGGAAGCCCTTCGCGGCTCCACGCTTTTCAGCGACGTTATCGGCAAGGCGCGTCCGGAGATCGTCAACGACCTCGTCAACGACGACCGCTGGGACGTTTCTCTGCCCTCGATACACTCCCTCATGGCCGTGCCGTTGGTTTCGCCCAACCGTTGCGAGGGAATGCTTATCCTCGCTTCGGGAAAGGCAGGTGTATTTCAGGCTGCCCACCGCAAGCATCTGGCTACCATGGCCTCGGTGGCGGGAACCTCTTTGAGCAACGCATTCCACTTCGAGGAGACCCAGATTCTCATGGACGCCATGCTGCAAGCGCTCGCTGAGGCAATCGACTCGCGGGACCCCTTCACGGCTGGCCATTCTCGCAGGGTCGCGCAGCTGGCCGCTGCCTTTGCAAGGGAAGTGGGCCGTGACACCCGGGATTTCCCTGATATCGCGCTGGCAGAGCATGAGATTCGCGAGATCTACTACGCCGGAATCCTGCACGACGTGGGCAAGATCGGCATCCGCGAGGAAGTGCTGACCAAGGATTCCCGGCTGCCTGCCAAGACCATGGACATCATCCGGACGCGCATGGAGCTTTTCGAGGAACAGGGCGACTTTGATCGAGAAGAGATGTTCAAGCGCCTGATAGAGCTGAACCGGGCCATGACACCATCGGCCGAGCAGCTGGAACTCGTCGAAAAGCTGGGTGAAATGTGCCGACGCACCGAAAGCCGCGAACTGCCGCTGCTTTACGGTGACGAGTGCGCCTGCCTGACGCTGCCTTACGGCAACCTCACCGAGTCCGAGCGCAGCGAGATCGAGCGCCACTCGGCGGAGTCGGAGCGCATTCTGAATCACATCCCGCTCGGGCGCGGCTTTCCGAACCTGCTGACCGTCATCCGGCAGCATCACGAAAGGCTTGACGGTTCCGGGTATCCGGACGGGTTGCGCGGCTCCGAGATTCTCTTTCAAAGCAGACTTCTGGCCGTGGTTGACGTGTTCGATGCCGTGACGCAGGAGCGTCATTACAAACCGGCCATGACCACCGAGGAAGCCGTGCGCATCCTGCGGCTGGAGGCCGAGAGCGGAAAGCTCGACATGCGTCTGGTGGAATTCTTCGTGGAAAACGTGGAAGCCATCGAAAGGCTTGCCGATGGTTTCGGGGTCGAGGGGTCATCCTTCGTGCAGGGCAATGCCTGCGCCTTGAACCGCTCCGTTGCCTAG
- a CDS encoding DUF885 family protein has protein sequence MKNRTIQKYYSFLSKSFPVLCATGGLRYLPAARDAAGRFDLLEDFSPKALRKITEKIRRFRDDFRAMATRSEGWDKARARALALNADGLLLELTANEPWKRSPALYLKTAFDGIRHALEKPCDSPRKLNSRLAKRLKAVPGLLACSQEHLDAVTTVSRATAQTMTRDCARYINTIATEPPFSSEPKLRSLLDGCLEALREFDRFVSTRPQVTQAQGPPLEDVLRYGLGTDASVDDIRIIAKKQWQKSLDTLDEIASEHFPGRNWQDVLAGLEPDDIPDPREAFGESMEELRGILSGKAFPGMLRDRGLEVRTPPPYAMSLSLTAFYEPPGTRSGDPAILFVHPEAFAVADHGKTKHRRAALEYRHIAAGLGYPGSHLLETVKLSLDDPVLGQVRNPLSSWGWRTFAETIPERLGLMEDPVQRLLLHRRLLRRAASAFIETSLHSESLDQDHCVAMLTQAGYGKEESLRVLRNMMLEPGERIASVLGRFQLERLYERYADGDLAYFCRTVLECGEAPFDLAEAALRTGTFKSG, from the coding sequence ATGAAAAACAGAACCATCCAAAAATACTACTCGTTCCTCTCCAAGTCTTTTCCGGTCCTGTGCGCCACGGGCGGCCTGCGTTATCTGCCCGCCGCCCGCGACGCTGCCGGACGGTTCGACCTCCTTGAAGACTTTTCACCCAAGGCCCTCAGGAAAATCACGGAGAAAATCAGACGGTTCCGCGATGATTTCCGGGCCATGGCCACCCGCTCCGAAGGCTGGGACAAGGCCCGGGCCCGTGCTTTGGCCCTGAACGCCGACGGCCTGCTGCTGGAACTCACCGCCAACGAGCCATGGAAACGCTCCCCGGCGCTGTATCTCAAGACCGCATTCGACGGCATCCGCCACGCACTGGAAAAACCCTGCGATTCGCCACGCAAGCTCAACTCGCGTCTGGCCAAACGGCTCAAGGCGGTTCCGGGCCTGCTGGCCTGCTCGCAGGAGCACCTCGACGCGGTAACGACCGTCTCCCGGGCCACCGCCCAGACCATGACCCGCGACTGCGCACGCTATATCAACACCATCGCCACGGAACCCCCGTTTTCGTCGGAGCCAAAGCTCCGCAGCCTGCTCGACGGCTGTCTGGAAGCCCTTCGCGAATTCGACAGGTTCGTAAGCACTCGTCCGCAGGTGACGCAGGCGCAGGGACCGCCGCTTGAGGACGTCCTGCGCTACGGCCTCGGCACCGACGCATCGGTGGACGACATCCGCATCATCGCGAAAAAGCAGTGGCAGAAAAGCCTCGACACGCTGGATGAGATCGCCTCGGAGCATTTTCCCGGAAGGAACTGGCAGGATGTGCTGGCCGGCCTGGAGCCCGACGACATCCCGGACCCGCGCGAGGCCTTTGGCGAAAGCATGGAGGAACTGCGCGGAATACTCTCGGGCAAGGCGTTTCCCGGGATGCTCCGGGATCGCGGCCTCGAAGTCCGCACCCCGCCGCCCTATGCCATGTCTCTTTCCCTGACCGCGTTCTACGAGCCGCCCGGCACCCGCTCCGGGGATCCGGCCATACTTTTCGTTCATCCCGAGGCGTTTGCCGTGGCCGATCATGGCAAGACCAAGCACCGCCGAGCCGCGCTGGAATATCGCCACATCGCCGCGGGCCTGGGCTATCCCGGCAGTCATCTGCTGGAGACCGTCAAACTTTCGCTGGACGACCCCGTCCTCGGACAGGTCCGCAACCCGCTTTCCTCATGGGGATGGCGCACCTTTGCAGAGACCATCCCCGAGCGGCTGGGACTCATGGAAGATCCCGTCCAACGGCTTCTGCTGCATCGGCGTCTGCTCAGACGTGCCGCCAGCGCCTTCATCGAGACCTCGCTGCACAGCGAAAGTCTGGATCAGGACCACTGCGTGGCCATGCTCACGCAGGCCGGATACGGTAAGGAAGAATCGTTACGCGTGCTGCGCAACATGATGCTGGAACCGGGGGAACGCATCGCCTCGGTACTCGGTCGCTTTCAGCTCGAACGGCTGTACGAGCGATACGCCGACGGCGATCTGGCCTACTTTTGCAGAACTGTTCTGGAATGTGGGGAAGCCCCGTTCGATCTCGCCGAGGCAGCGCTTCGGACCGGGACGTTCAAGAGCGGCTAG
- a CDS encoding chemotaxis protein encodes MSKQSEILLESGTNELEIVEFYLDEEPKTEGGKPVRLYYGINVAKVLEIIRLPELTEMPEISHPSVLGAFNLRNQIIPLIDLAVWLKKPRAASDEPKVIVTEFNRMRSAFLVSGVTRIHRINWREVEAPTKYVSSLTANSITGVVKMDNRIVFILDMEKICADLNPEADFLREPETKDVEEIQSKHYKLLLADDSNMARKMISGILKKAGYQVTTVENGEQAWSQLDRMRRQAAEEGRPVKDFVDAVVSDIEMPVMDGHNLTKRIKEDPVLKELPVVLCSSIITETLQHKGQAVGADDQVSKAELGNLISSLKRFLPV; translated from the coding sequence ATGAGCAAACAGTCCGAAATCCTTCTCGAATCCGGAACCAACGAATTGGAAATCGTGGAGTTCTATCTCGACGAGGAACCCAAGACCGAAGGCGGCAAGCCCGTCCGGTTGTACTACGGCATCAACGTAGCAAAAGTTCTTGAAATCATTCGACTTCCGGAGCTTACCGAGATGCCCGAGATTTCGCACCCCTCGGTGCTCGGCGCATTCAACCTCCGCAACCAGATCATCCCGCTGATCGACCTTGCCGTCTGGCTCAAGAAGCCCCGTGCCGCCAGTGACGAACCCAAGGTCATCGTCACCGAGTTCAACCGGATGCGCAGTGCGTTCCTCGTTTCGGGCGTCACCCGGATTCACCGCATCAACTGGCGCGAGGTGGAGGCCCCCACCAAATACGTCTCCTCGCTCACGGCCAACTCCATCACCGGCGTGGTCAAGATGGACAACCGTATCGTGTTCATCCTCGACATGGAAAAAATCTGCGCCGACCTCAATCCCGAAGCCGACTTCCTGCGGGAGCCGGAAACCAAGGACGTCGAAGAAATCCAGAGCAAGCATTACAAGCTGCTGCTCGCGGACGACTCCAACATGGCCCGCAAGATGATCTCCGGCATCCTGAAGAAAGCCGGATATCAGGTCACAACGGTGGAAAACGGCGAGCAGGCATGGTCGCAGCTCGACAGGATGCGCAGGCAGGCCGCCGAGGAAGGACGCCCGGTCAAGGACTTCGTGGACGCGGTGGTCAGCGACATCGAGATGCCCGTCATGGACGGCCACAACCTGACCAAGCGCATCAAGGAAGACCCCGTGCTCAAGGAACTCCCCGTGGTGCTCTGCTCTTCCATCATCACCGAGACCCTCCAGCACAAGGGACAGGCGGTCGGCGCTGACGATCAGGTCTCCAAGGCCGAGCTTGGCAACCTCATCAGCTCTCTCAAGCGCTTCCTGCCCGTATAA
- a CDS encoding sigma-54-dependent transcriptional regulator: MNDTPLILAVDDDDDILTVLEARLQSAGYEVLTADCAETALEMIAEEPVDLIVSDVKMPGMGGKGLLHEVSHGWPHIPVILLTAYGNVPEAVDTLKNGAADYLTKPFDGLELVSRIKSALEQRPPKSPKPSRLPLEDFWGTQSPAMQDFVSRLERVAAADVSVMLLGESGTGKERAARLIHDGSKRADGPFVPVDCGSTQSSLLESELFGHVRGAFTNAVKDKRGLIEEAEGGTLFLDEIGNISPEMQTRLLRFLQERTIRRVGDTTERKVNCRVIAATNADLLRMVHEGEFREDLYFRLRVVTLEIPPLRERPEDIPELAERFTAMYNERMGRPTVRLGSKTLEKLRVHPWPGNIRELMHAIEGGLVFCDGETLLPEHVQLTPPPADDRNSGPEPLSLEENERRTILRALDQCGWVKKKAAEKLGISRRAIHYKINKYELAPERES; the protein is encoded by the coding sequence ATGAACGACACCCCGCTGATACTCGCCGTGGACGATGATGACGACATCCTCACCGTGCTCGAAGCCAGACTTCAGAGCGCCGGATACGAAGTGCTCACCGCCGACTGTGCCGAAACGGCCCTTGAGATGATCGCCGAGGAACCCGTGGACCTCATCGTCTCCGACGTGAAGATGCCCGGCATGGGCGGCAAGGGCCTGCTGCATGAAGTTTCTCACGGCTGGCCGCATATTCCGGTCATTCTCCTCACGGCATACGGCAACGTTCCCGAGGCCGTGGACACCCTCAAAAACGGGGCTGCGGACTACCTCACCAAACCATTCGACGGGCTGGAACTGGTCTCGCGCATCAAATCCGCCCTTGAGCAACGTCCGCCCAAAAGTCCGAAACCGTCGCGCCTGCCTCTGGAGGACTTCTGGGGGACCCAGAGCCCGGCCATGCAGGACTTCGTCTCCCGTCTGGAGCGGGTGGCCGCAGCCGACGTCAGCGTGATGCTGCTGGGCGAATCCGGCACCGGCAAGGAGCGCGCGGCGAGGCTCATCCACGACGGCAGCAAGCGGGCCGACGGCCCCTTCGTACCCGTGGACTGCGGCTCCACCCAGAGCTCACTGCTTGAGAGCGAACTTTTCGGCCATGTCCGCGGCGCCTTCACCAACGCGGTCAAGGATAAACGGGGACTCATCGAGGAAGCCGAAGGCGGCACGCTGTTTCTGGACGAGATCGGCAACATCTCGCCGGAAATGCAGACACGGCTGCTGCGCTTTCTTCAGGAACGGACGATCCGCCGCGTGGGCGACACCACCGAGCGCAAGGTGAACTGCCGGGTCATCGCCGCCACCAACGCGGACCTGCTGCGAATGGTTCACGAAGGCGAATTTCGCGAAGACCTCTACTTTCGCCTGCGGGTAGTCACGCTGGAGATTCCGCCGCTTCGCGAGCGCCCCGAAGACATCCCCGAACTGGCCGAACGATTCACCGCCATGTACAACGAGCGCATGGGACGTCCGACGGTCCGCCTCGGCTCCAAGACCCTTGAGAAGCTCCGCGTCCACCCGTGGCCGGGCAATATCCGCGAACTCATGCACGCCATTGAGGGCGGCCTCGTGTTCTGCGACGGCGAAACCCTGCTCCCGGAGCACGTTCAGCTCACTCCGCCGCCCGCCGACGACCGGAATTCCGGTCCGGAGCCGCTGTCTCTGGAAGAAAACGAGCGCCGCACGATCCTGCGCGCGCTGGATCAGTGCGGCTGGGTCAAGAAAAAGGCCGCGGAAAAGCTCGGCATCAGCCGTCGGGCCATCCATTACAAGATCAACAAATACGAACTCGCACCGGAGCGGGAAAGCTAA
- a CDS encoding sensor histidine kinase, whose protein sequence is MARRISISNKLLLWSLLLVTIFFVTSGWLILRVSENTAAAEDLVARNHEIGVAARQMAERLESVQENIRRFTLLGAEEAVDYVVEDIDRFGEILRDTLDEHPEMNEEWAPLTEEFSITIDQEGPPDKALEPNPTIRKWLGVLNTTLERNRSEMQRRLRELERSGRTAMLTGIWGLVACFILGTGGSLFLAWRLNRSLREIRRGIREVRTGGLRTPVRVATRDELAELGSAFNRMGARLRAEERMRAEFVSMLSHEIRTPLTTIRESLNMIREGVFGEINERQAKFIDISQQQAGNLSDLLEKLMTVSRLESGRLTISPEPTDGSALLEEVAESLLPAASQAGIELETSVTAPRHPVRADAGRIRQVLTNLGDNAVKFSPSGSRVVLTLTPSNGGAEFAVQDHGPGIPEEEQDLVFDKYYRSEGVREQKNGAGLGLAICRKIVEAHGSTLHLHCPEGEGCRFSFVLPPAINEQE, encoded by the coding sequence ATGGCTCGAAGAATCAGCATCTCGAACAAGCTCCTGCTTTGGTCCCTGCTTCTGGTGACCATCTTTTTCGTGACTTCGGGCTGGCTGATCCTGCGAGTTTCGGAAAACACCGCCGCGGCCGAAGACCTCGTGGCACGCAATCACGAAATCGGCGTCGCCGCAAGACAGATGGCCGAGCGGCTTGAAAGCGTACAGGAAAACATCCGGCGCTTCACCCTGCTCGGCGCGGAAGAAGCCGTGGACTACGTGGTCGAAGACATCGACCGCTTTGGCGAAATTCTGCGAGACACCCTCGACGAGCACCCGGAAATGAACGAGGAATGGGCCCCACTGACCGAAGAGTTTTCGATAACCATCGATCAGGAAGGCCCGCCGGACAAGGCGCTGGAACCCAATCCGACCATCCGCAAGTGGCTTGGCGTGCTCAACACCACGCTTGAACGCAACCGTTCGGAGATGCAACGACGCCTGCGCGAGCTGGAACGCTCCGGCAGGACGGCCATGCTTACCGGCATCTGGGGCCTCGTGGCCTGCTTCATCCTCGGCACCGGCGGCAGCCTCTTTCTTGCGTGGCGGCTCAACCGCAGCCTGAGGGAAATTCGCCGCGGCATCAGGGAGGTCCGCACCGGCGGGCTTCGTACACCCGTTCGCGTGGCCACGCGCGACGAGCTGGCCGAGCTTGGCTCCGCCTTCAACCGCATGGGGGCAAGGCTCAGGGCCGAAGAACGCATGCGGGCCGAGTTCGTCTCCATGCTCAGCCACGAAATCCGCACGCCACTGACCACCATCCGGGAATCTCTGAACATGATCCGCGAAGGCGTCTTCGGCGAGATCAACGAACGGCAGGCCAAGTTCATCGATATTTCCCAGCAGCAGGCGGGGAACCTGTCCGACCTGCTGGAAAAGCTCATGACCGTGTCCCGGCTGGAGTCCGGCAGGCTGACCATCTCCCCGGAGCCCACGGACGGGAGCGCCCTGCTGGAAGAAGTGGCCGAGAGCCTGCTCCCCGCCGCCAGTCAGGCAGGCATCGAGCTGGAGACGAGCGTCACCGCGCCCCGGCATCCGGTGCGCGCCGATGCCGGACGAATCCGACAGGTGCTGACCAACCTCGGCGACAACGCCGTGAAGTTCTCCCCCTCGGGTTCCCGCGTCGTATTGACCCTGACCCCCTCCAACGGCGGCGCGGAGTTCGCGGTACAGGATCACGGCCCGGGCATCCCGGAAGAGGAGCAGGATCTGGTTTTCGACAAATACTACCGCTCCGAGGGCGTCAGGGAGCAGAAGAACGGTGCGGGCCTCGGCCTTGCCATCTGCCGCAAGATCGTCGAGGCGCACGGCTCCACCCTGCATCTGCACTGCCCCGAGGGCGAAGGCTGCCGCTTCTCCTTCGTGCTGCCGCCCGCAATCAACGAACAGGAATAA
- a CDS encoding acylphosphatase, whose product MNSYRCIVKGKVHGGNFQGWVQKEAEHLGLTGWVRNVQDREAEILVQGDTEKLKQFEHQLRTKAPLPEVDEIRCDPFDHDKTYDQFEMRG is encoded by the coding sequence ATGAACAGTTACCGCTGCATCGTCAAAGGCAAGGTTCACGGTGGAAACTTCCAGGGCTGGGTCCAGAAGGAAGCCGAGCACCTCGGACTGACCGGCTGGGTTCGCAACGTGCAGGATCGCGAGGCCGAGATTCTCGTTCAGGGCGACACGGAAAAGCTCAAACAGTTCGAGCACCAGCTGCGCACCAAGGCGCCCCTGCCCGAAGTGGACGAAATCCGCTGCGACCCCTTCGACCACGACAAGACATACGACCAATTCGAAATGCGGGGCTGA